In the Streptomyces sp. f51 genome, one interval contains:
- the gatC gene encoding Asp-tRNA(Asn)/Glu-tRNA(Gln) amidotransferase subunit GatC, with product MPGITREEVAHLARLARLELKGEELDHFAGQLDDIIGAVARVSEVADQDVPPTSHPLPLTNVMRVDEVRPSLTPEQALSGAPAQEQQRFKVPQILGED from the coding sequence ATGCCTGGCATCACGCGCGAGGAGGTCGCCCACCTCGCACGGCTGGCGCGTCTGGAGCTGAAGGGCGAAGAGCTCGACCACTTCGCAGGCCAGCTGGACGACATCATCGGCGCGGTCGCCCGCGTCAGCGAGGTCGCCGACCAAGACGTACCGCCGACCTCTCATCCGCTGCCGCTGACGAACGTCATGCGCGTGGACGAGGTCCGTCCGTCGCTCACCCCCGAGCAGGCGCTCTCCGGCGCCCCGGCCCAGGAGCAGCAGCGTTTCAAGGTGCCGCAGATCCTGGGGGAGGACTAA
- a CDS encoding bifunctional diguanylate cyclase/phosphodiesterase gives MEPTESAAPDSRLRLRRTTGAWLTGLRTGRPSERQARTGPGAAPFAPTAVPGTLTAARDTGLPGQDPERQPSWPALPSAVVATAAFVLGAGFYRAFSGHHALFPCGTVGWALALLTGVIVGHLVALGRARWWGGTGSGAALTLAVLLLYGWVPAGMVSLTVVVLVGMARRNRWRQGILHGAADILGIGAGALVLAAFGRFPSVETPWAPATWTFYTAPQLVLVAGAYLAVTRVLLWYLNTPGGGLPTVARTALVRHGLVAVALLGIAPLVCVVAMAQPTLLPLFSIPLIALDSTLWIARARAEEQLRDPLTGLPNRQWLLERTWTALDDAERIGARSALMLIDLDRFRSVNDTLGHLAGDRLLLQIAERLRLALPRGAEAARLGGDEFAVLLPVVDSTTSATRVARNLVATLGSPLDLDGLTLVLEASAGLAVFPDHALDAEGLLRLADIAMYQAKRDRTGVEVYESKRDSNTPDRLGLLGDLRRALDTGDVELHYQPKVRFDGQVAGLEALVRWVHPERGKVPPDEFIAIAESSGLMPHLTEYVLETALGQVARWRAQGLYVPVAVNVSPRDVHTPGFAGAVAARLARHGVPAGALQLEITEHVLLEDPQRAADTLAALTGHGVKMSLDDFGTGYSSLVHLRRLPVSELKIDRSFVARLAVDAEDAEIVRCTLDLAHSLGLLVVAEGVEDDETWERLRDLGCDAVQGWLVAAAMPPEEATAWLLARGVRGWQRPRAALPAAE, from the coding sequence ATGGAACCGACCGAGAGCGCCGCTCCCGACTCACGGCTGCGCCTGCGCCGGACGACCGGCGCATGGCTGACCGGCCTGCGGACGGGACGGCCTTCGGAACGCCAGGCCCGGACCGGGCCCGGCGCCGCACCGTTCGCCCCGACCGCCGTCCCCGGCACCCTCACCGCCGCACGCGACACCGGCCTGCCGGGCCAGGACCCCGAACGGCAACCGTCCTGGCCCGCACTGCCGTCGGCGGTCGTGGCCACCGCCGCGTTCGTCCTGGGCGCCGGCTTCTACCGCGCGTTCAGCGGTCACCACGCGCTCTTCCCGTGCGGCACCGTCGGCTGGGCCCTGGCGCTGCTGACCGGTGTCATCGTCGGTCACCTGGTCGCGCTCGGCCGGGCCCGCTGGTGGGGCGGCACCGGTTCCGGCGCCGCGCTCACCCTCGCGGTCCTGCTGCTGTACGGCTGGGTCCCGGCCGGCATGGTCAGCCTCACCGTCGTGGTCCTGGTGGGCATGGCCCGCCGCAACCGCTGGCGCCAGGGCATCCTGCACGGCGCCGCCGACATCCTCGGCATCGGCGCCGGAGCCCTGGTCCTCGCCGCGTTCGGGCGGTTCCCGAGCGTCGAGACGCCCTGGGCCCCCGCCACCTGGACCTTCTACACCGCCCCCCAGCTGGTGCTGGTCGCCGGCGCCTATCTCGCCGTCACCCGCGTCCTGCTCTGGTACCTCAACACCCCGGGCGGCGGCCTGCCGACCGTCGCCCGTACTGCCCTGGTCCGGCACGGTCTGGTGGCCGTGGCACTGCTCGGCATCGCCCCGCTGGTCTGTGTCGTCGCGATGGCCCAGCCGACCCTGCTGCCGCTGTTCTCGATCCCGCTGATCGCCCTCGACTCCACCCTGTGGATAGCCCGGGCACGGGCCGAGGAACAACTGCGCGACCCCCTGACCGGACTGCCGAACCGTCAGTGGCTGCTGGAGCGGACGTGGACGGCACTGGACGACGCCGAGCGTATCGGCGCCCGCTCCGCCCTCATGCTCATCGACCTCGACCGCTTCCGTTCGGTGAACGACACGCTGGGACACCTCGCCGGGGACCGGCTGCTCCTCCAGATAGCCGAGCGGCTGCGGCTGGCCCTGCCGCGCGGGGCGGAGGCCGCGCGGCTCGGAGGTGACGAGTTCGCCGTGTTACTGCCGGTCGTCGACTCCACCACCTCGGCCACCCGGGTCGCCCGCAATCTGGTCGCCACCCTCGGCTCGCCGCTCGACCTGGACGGACTCACCCTCGTCCTGGAGGCCAGCGCCGGGCTCGCCGTCTTCCCCGACCACGCGCTCGACGCGGAGGGGCTGCTCCGTCTCGCCGACATCGCGATGTACCAGGCGAAGCGTGACCGTACGGGCGTCGAGGTGTACGAGTCCAAGCGGGACTCCAACACGCCCGACCGGCTCGGTCTGCTCGGCGATCTGCGCCGGGCCCTGGACACCGGTGACGTCGAACTGCACTACCAGCCCAAGGTCCGCTTCGACGGGCAGGTGGCGGGTCTCGAGGCGCTGGTGCGGTGGGTGCATCCCGAGCGCGGCAAGGTCCCGCCGGACGAGTTCATCGCCATCGCCGAGTCGTCCGGGCTGATGCCCCACCTCACCGAGTACGTCCTGGAGACGGCGCTCGGGCAGGTCGCCCGCTGGCGGGCGCAGGGGCTGTACGTTCCCGTCGCGGTCAACGTGTCGCCGCGTGACGTCCACACGCCGGGGTTCGCCGGCGCCGTCGCCGCCCGTCTGGCCCGGCACGGAGTTCCCGCGGGAGCGCTCCAACTGGAGATAACGGAGCATGTGCTGCTGGAGGACCCGCAGCGTGCCGCCGACACCCTCGCGGCGCTGACCGGGCACGGAGTGAAGATGTCGCTGGACGACTTCGGCACCGGGTACTCCTCCCTGGTCCATCTGCGCCGGCTGCCGGTCAGCGAGCTGAAGATCGACCGCTCGTTCGTGGCGCGGCTCGCCGTGGACGCCGAGGACGCCGAGATCGTGCGGTGCACTCTCGATCTCGCCCATTCGCTGGGGCTTCTCGTCGTGGCGGAGGGGGTCGAGGACGACGAGACGTGGGAGCGGCTGCGGGATCTGGGGTGTGACGCCGTCCAGGGGTGGCTCGTCGCCGCGGCGATGCCGCCGGAGGAGGCCACGGCGTGGCTGCTCGCCCGGGGTGTCCGTGGCTGGCAGCGCCCCCGAGCCGCGCTCCCGGCCGCCGAGTAA
- the gatA gene encoding Asp-tRNA(Asn)/Glu-tRNA(Gln) amidotransferase subunit GatA: MTDTNVNIIKLTAAETAEKIAAGELTAVEVTEAHLARIEAVDEKVHAFLHVDREGALAQARAVDAKREAGQKLGPLAGVPLALKDIFTTEGIPTTVGSKILEGWIPPYDATLTKRLKAADVVILGKTNMDEFAMGSSTENSAYGPTGNPWDLTRIPGGSGGGSSAALASYQAPLAIGTDTGGSIRQPAAVTGTVGVKPTYGAVSRYGMVAFSSSLDQGGPCARTVLDAALLHEVIAGHDPLDSTSIDAPVPPVVEAARNGSVAGMRVGVVKQFRGEGYQAGVIQRFDESVELLKELGAEIVELDCPSFDLALSAYYLIAPSECSSNLARFDGLRYGLRSGDDGTRSAEDVTALTREAGFGPEVKRRVMLGTYALSSGYYDAYYGSAQKVRTLISRDFDKAFEQVDVIVSPTTPTTAFPIGERADDPMAMYLADLCTIPTNLAGNSAMSLPCGLAPEDNLPVGLQIIAPALKDDRLYKVGAAVEAAFVEKWGHPLLEEAPSL, from the coding sequence ATGACGGACACCAACGTCAACATCATCAAGCTCACCGCCGCCGAGACCGCCGAGAAGATCGCCGCGGGCGAGCTGACGGCGGTCGAGGTCACCGAGGCCCACCTCGCGCGGATCGAGGCCGTCGACGAGAAGGTGCACGCCTTCCTGCACGTCGACCGCGAGGGCGCCCTCGCCCAGGCGCGCGCCGTGGACGCCAAGCGGGAGGCCGGCCAGAAGCTCGGCCCGCTCGCCGGCGTCCCGCTCGCGCTCAAGGACATCTTCACCACCGAGGGCATCCCGACCACCGTCGGCTCCAAGATCCTCGAAGGCTGGATCCCGCCGTACGACGCGACCCTCACCAAGCGGCTCAAGGCCGCCGACGTCGTCATCCTCGGCAAGACCAACATGGACGAGTTCGCCATGGGGTCCTCGACCGAGAACAGCGCGTACGGTCCGACCGGCAACCCCTGGGACCTCACCCGGATCCCCGGCGGCTCGGGCGGCGGCTCCTCCGCGGCCCTCGCCTCGTACCAGGCGCCCCTCGCCATCGGCACCGACACCGGCGGCTCCATCCGCCAGCCGGCCGCCGTCACCGGCACGGTCGGCGTCAAGCCGACGTACGGCGCGGTCTCCCGCTACGGCATGGTGGCGTTCTCCAGCTCCCTCGACCAGGGCGGCCCCTGCGCCCGTACGGTCCTCGACGCCGCCCTCCTGCACGAGGTCATCGCCGGGCACGACCCGCTCGACTCCACCTCCATCGACGCCCCGGTCCCGCCGGTCGTCGAGGCCGCCCGCAACGGCAGCGTCGCGGGAATGCGCGTCGGTGTCGTCAAGCAGTTCCGCGGCGAGGGCTACCAGGCCGGTGTCATCCAGCGCTTCGACGAGTCCGTCGAGCTGCTGAAGGAACTGGGCGCCGAGATCGTCGAGCTGGACTGCCCGTCCTTCGACCTGGCGCTCTCCGCGTACTACCTGATCGCCCCGTCCGAGTGCTCCAGCAACCTCGCCCGCTTCGACGGCCTGCGCTACGGCCTGCGGTCGGGCGACGACGGCACGCGCTCCGCCGAGGACGTCACCGCCCTCACCCGCGAGGCCGGCTTCGGCCCCGAGGTCAAGCGCCGCGTCATGCTCGGCACGTACGCGCTCAGCTCCGGCTACTACGACGCGTACTACGGCAGCGCCCAGAAGGTCCGTACGCTCATCTCGCGCGACTTCGACAAGGCGTTCGAGCAGGTCGACGTGATCGTCTCCCCGACCACGCCCACCACCGCCTTCCCGATCGGCGAGCGCGCCGACGACCCGATGGCGATGTACCTCGCGGACCTGTGCACCATCCCGACCAACCTGGCCGGCAACTCCGCGATGTCGCTGCCCTGCGGTCTCGCCCCGGAGGACAACCTCCCGGTCGGACTCCAGATCATCGCCCCGGCGCTGAAGGACGACCGTCTGTACAAGGTCGGAGCCGCCGTCGAGGCCGCCTTCGTGGAAAAGTGGGGGCACCCGCTGCTTGAGGAGGCTCCGTCGCTGTGA
- the gatB gene encoding Asp-tRNA(Asn)/Glu-tRNA(Gln) amidotransferase subunit GatB, with the protein MTTTTDLVSYEDALASYDPVMGLEVHVELGTKTKMFCGCSTELGAEPNSQTCPTCLGMPGALPVVNATGVESAIKIGLALHCEIAEWCRFARKNYFYPDMPKNFQTSQYDEPIAFNGYLDVQLEDGEVFRVQIERAHMEEDTGKSTHVGGATGRIHGASHSLLDYNRAGIPLIEIVTKPIEGAGERAPEVAKAYVAELRELIRALGVSDARMEMGQMRCDVNLSLRPHGREKFGTRSETKNVNSLRSVERAARFEIMRHAAVLNSGGTIIQETRHFHEDTGSTTSGRVKEEAEDYRYFPEPDLVPVAPSRDWVEELRAGLPEQPLARRNRLREEWDVNAHDMQSMLNAGAIDSIVATIEAGADSTSARKWWMGELARSANESGKALEDLPITPAQVARVSELVTAGDLNDKLARQVIEGVLAGEGTPDEVVDKRGLKVVSDEGALTVAVDEAIAGNAGIADKIRGGKVQAVGALVGAVMKATRGQADAARVKELILEKLGVSEG; encoded by the coding sequence GTGACCACCACGACCGACCTGGTGTCGTACGAGGACGCGCTCGCGTCGTACGACCCCGTCATGGGCCTCGAAGTCCATGTCGAACTCGGCACCAAGACGAAGATGTTCTGCGGCTGTTCGACCGAGCTGGGCGCCGAGCCCAACTCGCAGACCTGCCCGACCTGCCTCGGCATGCCCGGCGCCCTCCCGGTCGTCAACGCGACCGGCGTCGAGTCCGCCATCAAGATCGGCCTCGCGCTGCACTGCGAGATCGCCGAATGGTGCCGCTTCGCCCGGAAGAACTACTTCTATCCGGACATGCCGAAGAACTTCCAGACCTCCCAGTACGACGAGCCGATCGCCTTCAACGGCTATCTGGACGTCCAGCTGGAGGACGGCGAGGTCTTCCGCGTCCAGATCGAGCGCGCCCACATGGAGGAGGACACCGGCAAGTCGACGCACGTCGGCGGTGCCACCGGCCGCATCCACGGCGCCTCGCACTCCCTGCTCGACTACAACCGCGCGGGCATCCCCCTCATCGAGATCGTCACCAAGCCGATCGAGGGCGCGGGCGAGCGGGCCCCCGAGGTCGCCAAGGCGTACGTCGCCGAACTGCGCGAGCTCATCCGGGCGCTCGGCGTGTCGGACGCCCGCATGGAGATGGGCCAGATGCGCTGCGACGTGAACCTGTCGCTGCGTCCGCACGGGCGGGAGAAGTTCGGTACGCGCTCCGAGACGAAGAACGTCAACTCGCTGCGTTCCGTCGAGCGTGCCGCCCGCTTCGAGATCATGCGCCACGCCGCGGTGCTGAACTCCGGCGGCACGATCATCCAGGAGACCCGCCACTTCCACGAGGACACCGGGTCCACGACCTCGGGCCGCGTGAAGGAGGAGGCGGAGGACTACCGGTACTTCCCGGAGCCCGACCTCGTCCCCGTCGCTCCGTCCCGCGACTGGGTCGAGGAGCTGCGCGCCGGGCTGCCCGAGCAGCCGCTGGCCCGCCGCAACCGGCTGCGCGAGGAGTGGGACGTCAACGCCCACGACATGCAGTCGATGCTCAACGCCGGCGCGATCGACTCGATCGTCGCGACGATCGAGGCCGGTGCCGACTCCACCTCCGCCCGCAAGTGGTGGATGGGCGAGCTGGCCCGCAGCGCCAACGAGTCGGGCAAGGCCCTGGAGGACCTGCCGATCACCCCGGCCCAGGTCGCCCGGGTGTCCGAGCTGGTCACCGCCGGTGACCTGAACGACAAGCTGGCCCGTCAGGTCATCGAGGGCGTCCTCGCCGGCGAGGGCACCCCGGACGAGGTCGTCGACAAGCGCGGTCTGAAGGTCGTCTCGGACGAGGGCGCGCTCACCGTCGCCGTCGACGAGGCCATCGCGGGGAACGCCGGCATCGCCGACAAGATCCGCGGCGGCAAGGTCCAGGCCGTCGGCGCGCTGGTCGGCGCGGTCATGAAGGCCACCCGCGGTCAGGCCGACGCGGCTCGCGTCAAGGAGCTCATCCTGGAGAAGCTGGGCGTCTCCGAGGGCTGA
- a CDS encoding methionine synthase — translation MSENSEFRFGAATGIGSMPGGDARETAKTVTGSFEDFPFLPELPARGPGADMIGRTAGMLVELFARVEPSGWRFGDRPGRDTRRARSWLGEDLDALEEFTQGYEGPLKVQAVGPWTLAAALELRNGESALSDPGACRDLAGSLAEGLRIHLDEVRRRIPGARVVLQLDEPSLVAVLRGAVPTASGYRTHRAVDRQIAEATLRDIVAVNAGGPVVVHSCAPDVPFALLRRAGAAGVSFDFSLLTERDDEAIGEAVEGGTRLFAGVVPGVDVPLSDPAGSVMGVRTLWRSLGLRPGLLAEAVTLTPSCGLAGASPDFARRALAHCVRAARSLADNPE, via the coding sequence GTGAGCGAAAACAGCGAGTTCAGGTTCGGCGCCGCCACCGGGATCGGGTCCATGCCGGGCGGTGACGCGCGGGAGACCGCCAAGACCGTCACCGGTTCCTTCGAGGACTTCCCCTTCCTCCCCGAACTGCCCGCACGCGGGCCCGGGGCGGACATGATCGGCCGGACCGCGGGGATGCTCGTCGAGCTGTTCGCGCGCGTGGAGCCCAGCGGCTGGCGCTTCGGGGACCGGCCGGGCCGCGACACCAGGCGGGCCCGGTCGTGGCTGGGGGAGGACCTCGACGCCCTGGAGGAGTTCACCCAGGGCTACGAGGGCCCCCTCAAGGTGCAGGCCGTCGGCCCCTGGACCCTGGCCGCCGCACTGGAGCTGAGGAACGGCGAGTCCGCGCTCTCCGACCCCGGCGCCTGCCGCGACCTTGCCGGATCACTCGCCGAGGGCCTGCGCATCCACCTCGACGAGGTGCGCCGGCGGATCCCCGGGGCCCGGGTCGTCCTCCAGCTCGACGAACCCTCCCTGGTCGCCGTGCTCCGCGGCGCCGTGCCCACCGCCAGCGGTTACCGCACCCACCGCGCGGTGGACCGCCAGATCGCCGAGGCCACGCTCCGCGACATCGTCGCCGTGAACGCGGGCGGTCCCGTCGTCGTCCACAGCTGCGCGCCCGACGTCCCCTTCGCCCTGCTGCGCCGTGCGGGCGCGGCAGGGGTCTCCTTCGACTTCTCCCTCCTCACCGAACGTGACGACGAGGCGATCGGCGAGGCGGTCGAGGGCGGTACGCGGCTGTTCGCCGGTGTCGTCCCCGGCGTGGACGTCCCATTGTCGGACCCTGCCGGTAGCGTCATGGGTGTCAGGACGCTGTGGCGCAGTCTGGGGCTGCGGCCGGGTCTTCTGGCGGAGGCGGTCACGCTCACTCCGTCGTGCGGACTCGCGGGGGCCTCCCCCGACTTCGCGCGCAGGGCGCTGGCCCACTGCGTCCGGGCGGCGAGATCCCTCGCGGACAACCCAGAGTAA
- the ligA gene encoding NAD-dependent DNA ligase LigA: protein MAGEEHAEPTSVPAEAREKHAQLAEQIEEHRFRYYAKDAPVISDAEFDTLLRSLEALEDEYPELRTPDSPTQKVAVEYETDLAEVEHRERMLSLDNVFDDAGLAAWATRVAKDVGSSDYHFLCELKVDGLAVNLTYEDGRLTRAATRGTGRTGEDITPNVMTIAEIPHRLKGDHVPRLVEIRGEVYFPMEEFEGLNSRRVEAGEKPYANPRNSAAGSLRQKDPKVTATLPLHMVVHGIGALEGFEGLGRLSEAYGLLHSWGLPTTRYAKVVDDLDGVREFIAFYGENRHSVEHEIDGVVVKLDEIPLQGRLGSTARAPRWAIAWKYAPEEVNTKLVNIRVGVGRTGRVTPYAQVEPVTVAGSEVEFATLHNQEVVKAKGVLIGDTVVLRKAGDVIPEILGPVADLRDGSEREFVMPAECPECGTPLRAMKEGDIDLRCPNGRSCPAQLRERVSYLAGRECLDIDHFGDVAAAALTRPLEPVAPPLVDEGDLFDLTVEQLLPIKAYVLDQVSGLPKRDPKTGEEKVVTVFANQKGEPKKNTLALLEKIAEARTRPLARFLNGLSIRHVGPVAAEALAREFRSVDRIEQATEEELAAVDGVGGIIATSVKEWFAEDWHREIVRKWKAAGVRMEDEGAGEDEGPRPLEGLTVVVTGTLEHHTRDGAKEELQSRGAKVTGSVSKKTSFVVVGDNPGSKYDKAMQLKVPVLNEEGFAVLLEQGPDAAAEAALPIEE, encoded by the coding sequence GTGGCCGGCGAAGAGCACGCAGAGCCCACATCGGTACCCGCCGAGGCACGGGAGAAGCACGCGCAGCTCGCTGAGCAGATCGAGGAGCACCGCTTCCGGTACTACGCGAAGGACGCTCCCGTCATCAGTGACGCGGAGTTCGACACGCTCCTGCGTTCGCTCGAAGCGCTCGAGGACGAGTACCCGGAACTGCGGACACCGGATTCGCCGACCCAGAAGGTCGCCGTCGAGTACGAGACCGATCTCGCCGAGGTCGAGCACCGCGAGCGCATGCTCTCCCTCGACAACGTCTTCGACGACGCGGGGCTCGCGGCCTGGGCCACCCGTGTGGCCAAGGACGTGGGTTCGTCCGACTACCACTTCCTGTGCGAACTCAAGGTCGACGGCCTCGCCGTGAACCTGACGTACGAGGACGGCAGGCTCACCCGCGCGGCCACCCGGGGAACCGGCCGGACCGGTGAGGACATCACCCCCAACGTCATGACGATCGCGGAGATCCCGCACCGCCTGAAGGGTGATCACGTTCCCCGGCTCGTCGAGATCCGCGGCGAGGTCTACTTCCCGATGGAGGAGTTCGAAGGGCTCAACTCCCGTCGCGTGGAGGCCGGCGAGAAGCCGTACGCCAACCCCCGCAACTCGGCGGCGGGTTCGCTGCGTCAGAAGGACCCCAAGGTCACCGCGACGCTGCCGCTCCACATGGTCGTCCACGGCATCGGCGCCCTGGAGGGGTTCGAGGGTCTGGGCCGGCTCTCCGAGGCCTACGGCCTGCTGCACTCCTGGGGACTGCCGACCACCCGGTACGCCAAGGTGGTCGACGACCTCGACGGCGTACGGGAGTTCATCGCGTTCTACGGCGAGAACCGCCACTCCGTGGAGCACGAGATCGACGGCGTGGTCGTCAAGCTCGACGAGATCCCCCTCCAGGGCAGGCTCGGCTCCACCGCGCGCGCACCCCGCTGGGCGATCGCCTGGAAGTACGCGCCCGAGGAGGTCAACACCAAGCTGGTCAACATCCGCGTCGGCGTGGGCCGTACGGGCCGGGTCACCCCGTACGCGCAGGTCGAGCCGGTGACGGTCGCGGGCTCCGAGGTCGAGTTCGCCACCCTGCACAACCAGGAGGTGGTGAAGGCCAAGGGCGTCCTCATCGGGGACACCGTGGTGCTGCGCAAGGCCGGTGACGTCATCCCCGAGATCCTCGGACCGGTCGCCGACCTGCGCGACGGCAGCGAGCGGGAGTTCGTGATGCCGGCCGAGTGCCCCGAGTGCGGTACGCCGCTGCGCGCCATGAAGGAAGGCGACATCGATCTGCGCTGCCCCAACGGCCGTTCCTGCCCGGCCCAGTTGAGAGAGCGCGTCTCCTATCTCGCGGGCAGGGAGTGCCTGGACATCGACCACTTCGGTGACGTGGCCGCCGCGGCGCTGACCCGCCCGCTGGAGCCCGTGGCCCCGCCGCTGGTCGACGAGGGCGACCTCTTCGACCTCACCGTCGAGCAGTTGCTCCCGATCAAGGCGTACGTCCTCGACCAGGTCAGCGGCCTGCCCAAGCGGGACCCGAAGACCGGTGAGGAGAAGGTCGTCACGGTCTTCGCCAACCAGAAAGGTGAGCCGAAGAAGAACACGCTTGCCCTGCTGGAGAAGATCGCCGAGGCGCGGACGCGACCGCTCGCCCGGTTCCTCAACGGGCTCTCGATCCGCCACGTGGGCCCGGTGGCCGCCGAGGCGCTGGCCCGCGAGTTCCGTTCCGTCGACCGCATCGAGCAGGCCACCGAGGAGGAACTCGCCGCGGTCGACGGGGTCGGCGGGATCATCGCGACCTCGGTCAAGGAATGGTTCGCCGAGGACTGGCACCGCGAGATCGTCCGCAAGTGGAAGGCGGCCGGCGTCCGGATGGAGGACGAGGGCGCGGGCGAGGACGAGGGACCGCGTCCGCTCGAAGGCCTCACCGTCGTGGTCACGGGCACGCTCGAACACCACACACGGGACGGGGCGAAGGAGGAGCTCCAGAGCCGTGGAGCAAAGGTGACCGGATCTGTTTCGAAGAAGACATCCTTCGTTGTGGTGGGCGACAATCCCGGCTCGAAGTATGACAAGGCGATGCAGTTGAAGGTTCCTGTCCTGAACGAGGAGGGCTTCGCCGTCCTGTTGGAGCAGGGTCCGGACGCGGCGGCGGAGGCCGCGCTTCCGATCGAGGAATAG